Proteins encoded within one genomic window of Mycolicibacterium aubagnense:
- a CDS encoding replicative DNA helicase — MAVADDLSRSDMEEPPSEDFGRQPPQDMAAEQSVLGGMLLSKDAVADVLERLRPGDFYRPAHQNVYDAILDLYGRGEPADAVTVAAELDRRGLLKRIGGAPYLHTLISTVPTAANAGFYAGIVAEKATLRRLVEAGTRVVQYGYAGADGADVADLVDRAQAEIYDVTQTRSSEDFTVLEELLQPTMDEIDAIASQGGISRGIPTGFTELDEITNGLHPGQMIIVAARPGVGKALALDTPLPTPGGWTTMGDVSVGDELIDANGRPTRVIAATPVMEERPCYEIDLSDGTTIVADASHQWPTGRGIVTTATLRPGADRLEPALTAGGLAVLTRPVTISDVRRVDAVPVRCVEVDNPAHLYLAGRSMVPTHNSTIGLDFMRSCSIKHQQASVIFSLEMSKTEIVMRLLSAEAKIKLGDMRSGRMSDDDWTKLARRMSEISEAPLYIDDSPNLTMMEIRAKARRLHQKANLRLIVVDYMQLMTSGKKFESRQQEVSEFSRSLKLMAKELEVPVVAISQLNRGPEQRTDKRPQVSDLRESGCLTANTRILRADNGAEVTFGELMATGERPLVWSLDDRKRMVARPMTNVFYSGHKEVFLLRLASGRQVEATANHPFMTLSGWVSLGDLAVGDRLAVPRTVPEPVHTERMDDAEVIMLAHMIGDGSCVKRQPIRYASIDEANLVAVAGAARHFGVTAVRDEYPSARVTTLRMPAPYRLTHGKRNPIAAWLDKLGLFGKRSYEKFVPQQVFALPNDQVALFLRHLWATDGSVRWDEKVGQGRVYYATTSRQLADDVVQLLLRVGVFARIKRAKKAGYRDCWHVLVYGAANQRRFLSIVGVYGDRGVKAAELLARLQDVGSNTNLDTVPKEVWQQVKSTLTRRGMSHREFADAMGTQFCGSTMWKHAPSRGRLHRAAGVLNDSDLHGLATNEVFWDEIVEITSIGEHDVYDGTVAGTHNFVAQGISVHNSLEQDADMVMLLHRPDSIDRDDPRGGEADIILGKHRNGPTANITVAHQLHFSRFTNMAR, encoded by the coding sequence GTGGCTGTCGCTGACGACCTGAGCCGGTCCGACATGGAGGAGCCGCCCAGCGAGGATTTCGGCCGGCAACCGCCGCAGGACATGGCTGCCGAGCAGTCGGTGCTGGGTGGCATGTTGCTGTCCAAGGACGCGGTCGCTGATGTCCTGGAGCGCCTGCGTCCCGGCGACTTCTACCGTCCGGCGCACCAGAACGTCTACGACGCCATCCTCGACCTGTACGGCCGCGGGGAGCCCGCTGACGCCGTCACCGTGGCCGCGGAACTCGACCGCCGGGGTCTGCTCAAACGCATCGGTGGCGCGCCGTATCTGCACACCTTGATCTCCACGGTGCCCACCGCCGCCAATGCCGGCTTCTATGCCGGCATCGTCGCGGAGAAGGCCACGCTGCGCCGCCTCGTCGAGGCCGGCACGCGCGTCGTGCAGTACGGGTACGCGGGCGCTGATGGCGCCGATGTAGCCGATCTGGTGGACCGAGCGCAGGCCGAGATCTACGACGTCACCCAGACGCGCAGCAGCGAGGATTTCACCGTCCTGGAGGAGCTGCTGCAGCCCACCATGGACGAGATCGACGCCATCGCGTCCCAGGGCGGTATCTCGCGTGGCATCCCGACCGGCTTCACCGAGCTCGACGAGATCACCAACGGTCTGCACCCGGGCCAGATGATCATCGTGGCCGCGCGTCCTGGTGTGGGTAAGGCGCTGGCGCTCGACACCCCGCTGCCCACGCCCGGCGGCTGGACCACCATGGGTGACGTCTCGGTGGGCGACGAACTGATTGACGCCAACGGACGGCCCACCCGCGTGATCGCTGCGACTCCGGTGATGGAGGAGCGGCCGTGCTACGAGATCGACCTGTCGGACGGCACCACCATCGTGGCCGACGCCTCGCACCAGTGGCCGACCGGCCGCGGCATCGTCACCACCGCGACCCTGCGGCCCGGCGCTGACCGGCTCGAGCCGGCATTGACCGCCGGTGGGCTGGCCGTACTGACCCGCCCCGTGACGATTTCCGATGTGCGCCGGGTGGATGCGGTGCCGGTGCGCTGCGTCGAGGTCGACAACCCGGCCCACCTGTACCTGGCCGGGCGGTCGATGGTGCCCACGCACAATTCGACGATCGGTCTGGACTTCATGCGGTCCTGCTCGATCAAGCACCAGCAGGCCAGCGTCATCTTCTCGCTGGAAATGAGCAAGACCGAGATCGTCATGCGACTCCTCTCGGCCGAAGCCAAGATCAAGCTCGGTGACATGCGTTCGGGACGTATGAGCGACGATGACTGGACCAAGCTGGCCCGCCGCATGAGCGAGATCTCCGAGGCGCCGCTCTACATCGACGACTCACCGAACCTGACCATGATGGAGATCCGGGCCAAGGCGCGTCGTCTGCACCAGAAGGCCAACCTGCGGCTCATCGTCGTGGACTACATGCAGCTGATGACCTCGGGTAAGAAGTTCGAGTCTCGTCAGCAGGAGGTCTCGGAGTTCTCGCGGTCGCTGAAGCTGATGGCCAAGGAACTTGAGGTTCCCGTGGTCGCGATCAGCCAGCTGAACCGTGGTCCCGAACAGCGCACCGATAAGCGCCCGCAGGTGTCGGACCTTCGTGAGTCGGGCTGCCTGACCGCGAACACGCGAATCCTGCGCGCCGACAACGGAGCTGAGGTCACCTTCGGTGAGCTGATGGCGACGGGGGAGCGGCCGCTGGTGTGGTCGCTCGACGACCGCAAGCGTATGGTCGCCCGGCCCATGACCAACGTGTTCTACAGCGGACACAAGGAGGTCTTCTTGCTGCGCCTCGCCTCGGGGCGTCAGGTCGAGGCCACCGCCAACCACCCGTTCATGACGCTGAGCGGCTGGGTCTCGTTGGGCGACTTGGCCGTTGGCGACCGTCTTGCGGTACCGCGCACCGTGCCCGAGCCGGTGCACACCGAGCGCATGGACGACGCCGAGGTCATCATGCTGGCCCACATGATCGGCGACGGGTCCTGCGTGAAGCGCCAGCCGATCCGCTACGCGTCGATCGACGAGGCGAACCTCGTCGCCGTTGCCGGTGCGGCGCGGCACTTCGGTGTGACGGCCGTGCGCGACGAATACCCGTCCGCCCGCGTGACCACGCTGCGGATGCCGGCGCCGTACCGACTGACCCACGGCAAGCGGAACCCCATCGCGGCCTGGCTGGACAAGCTGGGGCTGTTCGGCAAGCGGAGCTACGAAAAGTTCGTTCCACAACAGGTTTTCGCGCTGCCCAACGATCAGGTGGCATTGTTCCTGCGGCACCTGTGGGCGACGGATGGCTCAGTGCGCTGGGACGAGAAGGTCGGCCAGGGTCGGGTGTACTACGCGACGACCAGCCGTCAGCTGGCCGACGACGTGGTGCAGCTGCTGCTGCGCGTCGGGGTTTTCGCGCGGATCAAGCGGGCGAAGAAGGCGGGTTACCGCGATTGCTGGCATGTGCTGGTCTACGGTGCCGCCAACCAGCGTCGTTTCCTGAGCATCGTTGGCGTATACGGTGACCGGGGCGTCAAGGCCGCTGAATTGCTGGCGCGGTTGCAGGACGTGGGCTCCAACACCAATCTCGACACGGTGCCCAAAGAGGTTTGGCAGCAGGTGAAGTCAACGTTGACGCGCCGCGGCATGTCGCACCGGGAGTTCGCCGACGCGATGGGCACCCAGTTCTGCGGCTCGACCATGTGGAAGCACGCGCCGAGCCGTGGTCGGCTGCACCGGGCGGCCGGTGTGCTGAATGACAGTGACCTGCATGGCCTCGCCACGAACGAGGTGTTCTGGGACGAGATCGTCGAGATCACCAGCATCGGTGAGCACGACGTCTACGACGGCACGGTGGCCGGTACGCATAACTTTGTGGCACAGGGGATTTCGGTCCACAACTCGCTAGAGCAGGACGCCGATATGGTCATGCTTCTGCACCGCCCGGACTCCATCGACCGCGACGACCCGCGCGGTGGTGAAGCCGACATCATCCTGGGCAAGCACCGTAACGGCCCGACCGCAAATATCACTGTGGCACACCAGCTTCACTTCTCGCGGTTTACGAATATGGCGCGATAG